One segment of Vagococcus martis DNA contains the following:
- a CDS encoding glycoside hydrolase family 1 protein, whose product MNFPKDFLWGGAIAANQAEGAYNEGGKGLSVQDVTRKGWQEPPQEFPTEDNLKLKGIDFYHRYKEDIKLFAEMGFKVFRLSISWPRIFPNGDESTPNEEGLKFYDDVFDECLKYGIEPLVTLSHYETPLHLTREYNGWKNRKVIDFFEKYVEVVFKRYKNKVKYWLTFNEINSITHVPFLSGGINTPKEELTKEDIYQAIHHELVASSRAVKKCHEIIPDAQIGCMILGVPIYPLTPNPADVWKSVESERENYYFSDIQVRGYYPSYTKRFFKENNINLTITEQDKEDLKNTVDFISFSYYMSACASADPTKKPGKGNIIGGVPNPYLDASEWGWQIDPLGLRIYLNQLYDRYQKPVFIVENGLGAIDELVTLDDGTKTVIDNYRINYMNDHLVEVSEAIEDGVEVMGYTSWGCIDLVSFTTAEIRKRYGFIYVDRNDDGSGTMTRYKKKSFDWYKKVIETNGESLQTK is encoded by the coding sequence ATGAATTTTCCAAAAGATTTTTTATGGGGCGGTGCAATAGCTGCCAATCAAGCAGAAGGAGCTTATAATGAGGGAGGAAAGGGTTTATCTGTTCAAGATGTTACACGAAAAGGTTGGCAAGAGCCACCACAAGAATTTCCAACTGAAGATAACTTAAAGTTAAAAGGGATAGATTTTTATCATAGATATAAAGAAGATATTAAGCTATTTGCTGAGATGGGGTTTAAAGTTTTTAGACTCTCAATTTCTTGGCCTAGAATTTTTCCAAATGGCGATGAAAGTACCCCGAATGAAGAAGGATTAAAGTTTTATGACGATGTATTTGATGAATGTTTAAAATATGGTATTGAGCCTCTTGTCACCTTGTCTCATTACGAAACACCACTTCATTTAACTCGAGAGTACAATGGATGGAAAAATCGAAAAGTAATTGATTTTTTTGAAAAATATGTAGAAGTCGTTTTTAAACGTTATAAAAATAAAGTGAAATATTGGCTAACATTTAATGAAATTAATTCTATCACTCATGTGCCTTTTTTGAGCGGAGGAATCAATACACCTAAAGAAGAATTAACAAAAGAAGATATCTATCAAGCGATTCATCATGAATTAGTTGCTAGCTCTCGTGCTGTCAAAAAATGTCATGAGATTATACCAGATGCTCAAATTGGTTGTATGATTTTAGGTGTCCCTATTTACCCATTAACACCTAATCCAGCTGATGTTTGGAAATCTGTTGAATCAGAAAGAGAAAACTATTATTTCTCAGATATTCAAGTGAGAGGGTATTACCCAAGTTATACGAAACGATTCTTTAAAGAAAACAATATTAATTTAACTATCACTGAACAAGACAAAGAAGATTTAAAAAATACAGTAGATTTTATTTCATTTAGTTATTATATGAGTGCCTGTGCTTCAGCAGACCCTACAAAAAAACCTGGTAAAGGAAATATTATTGGCGGGGTTCCAAATCCATATTTAGATGCTAGTGAATGGGGTTGGCAAATTGATCCACTTGGCTTAAGAATCTATTTAAATCAATTATATGATAGATATCAAAAACCTGTCTTTATTGTTGAAAATGGTTTAGGTGCTATTGATGAATTAGTCACTTTAGATGATGGAACAAAAACAGTTATTGATAATTATAGAATTAATTACATGAATGATCATCTTGTTGAAGTAAGTGAAGCGATAGAAGATGGTGTTGAAGTTATGGGATATACTTCTTGGGGGTGTATAGATTTAGTCAGTTTTACAACTGCTGAAATTCGTAAACGTTATGGCTTTATCTACGTCGATCGAAACGATGATGGAAGCGGAACAATGACGAGATACAAAAAGAAAAGCTTTGATTGGTATAAAAAAGTAATCGAAACAAATGGAGAGTCGTTACAAACGAAATAG
- the tnpA gene encoding IS200/IS605 family transposase, whose translation MSNDDKSLAHTRWNCKYHLEFTPKYRRKVIYGELRKDIGKILRKLCEMKDVEIIEAHAMPDHIHMLVKIPPKQSVSGFMGFLKGRSAVLIHEQHGNLKYKYGNKSFWSKGYYVSTVGLNQKTIQKYIREQESDDRVRDSISKREYMDPFKK comes from the coding sequence ATGTCTAATGACGATAAAAGTTTAGCACACACAAGGTGGAATTGTAAGTATCATTTAGAATTTACCCCAAAATATAGAAGGAAAGTAATTTATGGGGAGTTAAGGAAAGATATAGGAAAAATATTGAGAAAGTTATGCGAGATGAAAGATGTAGAAATAATAGAGGCACACGCAATGCCAGATCATATTCATATGCTAGTAAAAATACCTCCAAAACAATCGGTGTCAGGTTTTATGGGATTTCTTAAAGGAAGAAGTGCTGTCTTAATTCATGAGCAACACGGAAATTTGAAATATAAATATGGAAATAAAAGTTTTTGGTCTAAAGGATATTATGTGAGTACTGTGGGATTGAATCAGAAGACAATCCAAAAATATATTCGAGAACAAGAGTCTGATGATAGAGTAAGAGATAGTATAAGTAAACGTGAATACATGGATCCATTTAAAAAATAG